The bacterium genome has a window encoding:
- a CDS encoding energy transducer TonB produces the protein MHGELNHAKFDNPSTTESGEPLERDTPVVTESRQTSERSPFKVGFSVSFGAVTLALLVVTAIENMDSIAPRLIPTIDKSAATVSGPRQQRFEPSALEAPAAPLGSSRLSEAPPIDDASEPDYEAENFAADFEDSLALPNENADGAQELALLPPISEPEPEIVQRTEAQLIRLPRPRYPMAARRQALRAQVRVKVLIGVDGNVKEVKLDGGPVGTGFDEAALAAAKDTRWMPATENEAFIETWTDLVIRFEP, from the coding sequence ATGCACGGCGAACTAAACCACGCCAAGTTTGACAATCCGTCCACCACCGAATCGGGCGAACCCCTCGAACGCGACACTCCAGTCGTCACCGAGTCAAGGCAGACCTCCGAGCGCAGTCCGTTCAAGGTGGGGTTCAGCGTATCCTTTGGCGCAGTCACTCTCGCCCTTCTCGTGGTCACCGCAATAGAGAACATGGACTCCATTGCGCCACGTCTGATCCCGACAATCGACAAGTCTGCGGCAACAGTATCCGGACCACGGCAGCAGCGATTCGAGCCCTCGGCACTAGAAGCTCCCGCGGCACCGCTCGGGTCGAGCCGGTTGAGTGAAGCCCCGCCGATCGACGACGCTTCCGAGCCCGACTACGAAGCTGAGAACTTCGCTGCCGATTTTGAAGACAGCCTCGCACTCCCCAACGAAAACGCCGACGGGGCGCAAGAATTAGCGCTCCTGCCCCCAATCAGCGAGCCGGAACCCGAGATCGTCCAGAGGACTGAGGCACAGCTCATCCGCCTGCCGCGGCCGAGATACCCGATGGCCGCCCGACGGCAAGCGCTAAGGGCACAAGTCCGAGTCAAGGTGCTGATCGGGGTCGACGGCAACGTCAAGGAGGTCAAGCTCGACGGCGGACCCGTAGGAACCGGCTTCGACGAGGCGGCCCTGGCGGCCGCCAAAGACACGCGATGGATGCCCGCCACCGAGAACGAGGCGTTTATCGAGACCTGGACCGATCTGGTCATCAGATTCGAACCGTAG